The Neodiprion fabricii isolate iyNeoFabr1 chromosome 4, iyNeoFabr1.1, whole genome shotgun sequence genome window below encodes:
- the LOC124180819 gene encoding toll-like receptor 13 isoform X2, which translates to MAKFILFTGIVVLLSITKTSKTLSCDVVGTPTGFRNKYNRHNTHAFSNEGFVQIKVPGKSYLLTGSRLLDDESYGRSDEQVTTSTAIIVQMNETLENSEEYEEPLKYWREEIDSDDDLCSVSDLTVLSLESLQLFNLTSQTFGWLSNGSLTWLNMRYTDVGLVANDTLVPVQNTLRVLDMANASISVEDLSNLMQGLTISADSTERGSYLKILSFASLGLTTVPREALRPVQYSLKLLSLFGNDFSTFRNNSAQETEETEIDSTTESYTRENNEEDDSDYSLESERSYVYDLLANSNVSTGSPWADFPPMPFLVELDLRHCRINSIEEGSFTNLANLKRLRISNNNIFTLSNHAFAGLMNLAVLDLTFNRRVPQQYQNMGMRLQRNAFTGLYSLTTLNLSHTPIHCGTSHLLNRLPSSLVSLDLHKTSLCSLDDGVFEKLNILQSLDLSGVLENFPLLEHFNIASNYIRSWSDGREFAENPKLQGVYLHSNVLSLMTDDMLEDFKSLTYLTLANNSFICNCQLKNFMESIRTGSHNSSQNFSILIDYQSSGRTHTCTDVSLKRYIRFEDTSDYCQEELAQLWLSALQHVLYILILVFSCSFGVGGLIYWKWWYIKYVAVQIKNATLLSMINAENCEDRIYIYDIFVSYSDENRNWVIEELIPNIEGPEANLSICFHERDFHVGVSILENIIMGMDQSRTILLIISGFFIKSQWCQFEMHLAQHRLLETCREELVLVLLEEIPRKHRPKILHYLMMVKTYIVWPKDSRDGNVRKLFWKRLRRAITANKSVQSSIA; encoded by the exons ATGGCAAAGTTCATTCTTTTTACTGGAATTGTGGTTTTACTGTCCATTACGAAAACGAGTAAGACACTGAGCTGCGATGTCGTCGGAACCCCGACAGGAttcagaaataaatataaccgTCACAACACTCATGCATTTAGCAACGAGGGATTTGTTCAGATAAAAG TTCCAGGAAAATCTTATCTTTTAACGGGCAGTCGATTGCTGGATGACGAATCTTACGGCAGATCAGATGAACAGGTGACGACATCAACGGCAATTATAGTCCAGATGAACGAGACTTTGGAAAATTCTGAGGAATATGAGGAGCCCCTTAAATACTGGAGAGAAGAAATAGATTCCGACGACGATCTCTGTTCGGTATCAGACTTGACGGTATTGAGCCTGGAGTCACTGCAGTTGTTCAATTTGACCTCGCAAACTTTTGGATGGTTGTCAAATGGTAGTCTGACATGGTTGAATATGCGGTATACGGATGTAGGATTGGTAGCCAATG ATACCTTGGTACCGGTGCAAAATACTCTGAGGGTCTTGGACATGGCTAATGCCTCCATATCGGTCGAAGATCTCTCGAACTTGATGCAGGGTCTGACGATCAGTGCGGATAGCACCGAAAGGGGTTCTTATTTGAAAATCCTGAGTTTCGCCAGTCTCGGTCTGACCACTGTTCCTCGAGAAGCCTTAAGGCCTGTCCAATATTCCCTAAAGTTGTTGTCTCTTTTCGGCAATGACTTCAGCACGTTTCGTAATAATTCGGCACAAGAAACGGAGGAAACGGAGATAGATAGCACAACCGAATCGTATACACGGGAAAATAACGAGGAGGACGACTCCGACTATTCATTGGAATCCGAAAGAAGTTACGTCTACGATCTACTTGCAAATTCCAATGTATCCACTG GATCACCTTGGGCCGACTTTCCGCCAATGCCATTTTTGGTCGAATTGGACCTACGGCATTGCCGTATAAATTCAATTGAAGAGGGCTCGTTCACGAATTTGGCAAATTTGAAACGGCTTCGTATttccaataataatatttttaccttgTCGAATCATGCGTTCGCGGGGCTGATGAATTTGGCAGTTTTAGACCTGACATTCAACAGACGTGTTCCGCAACAGTACCAGAATATGGGAATGAGACTGCAACGCAATGCCTTCACCGGCCTTTATTCCTTAACAACGTTGAACTTGAGTCACACCCCGATTCATTGTGGAACGTCTCATTTGTTGAACAGATTGCCATCTTCGTTGGTCAGTTTGGATCTTCATAAAACCAGTCTGTGCAGCTTGGATGATGgagtttttgaaaagttaaatattttgcaaagttTAGACCTATCGG GTGTGTTGGAAAATTTCCCGCTCTTAGAGCATTTCAATATTGCTTCGAACTACATAAGGTCTTGGAGTGACGGGAGGGAATTCGCGGAGAACCCAAAATTGCAGGGTGTTTACTTGCATTCCAATGTCCTCAGCTTGATGACGGATGACATGTTAGAAGACTTTAAATCATTGACCTACTTAACGTTGGCAAATAATAGTTTCATTTGCAATTGCCAGCTGAAAAACTTCATGGAATCCATCAGGACTGGCAGTCATAATTCCAGCCAG aatttttcaatactgaTAGATTATCAGTCAAGCGGTAGAACGCATACTTGTACAGATGTATCGTTGAAACGATACATCAGGTTTGAGGATACAAGTGATTACTGCCAGGAAGAATTGGCGCAACTCTGGCTGAGCGCACTGCAGCATGTTCTCTACATTTTGATACTGGTCTTTAGTTGCTCTTTTGGCGTCGGAGGGTTAATATACTGGAAATG GTGGTACATCAAATACGTTGCAGTTCAGATAAAAAACGCGACGCTGTTGAGTATGATCAATGCGGAGAACTGCGAGGACAGAATTTACATCTACGATATATTCGTCAGCTACTCGGACGAGAACAGAAATTGGGTTATCGAGGAATTAATTCCAAACATCGAAGGTCCGGAGGCGAATTTGAGCATTTGTTTTCACGAAAGGGACTTTCAC GTGGGCGTGAGcattttggaaaatataatCATGGGGATGGATCAGAGCAGAACAATCCTTCTGATAATCAGCGGATTTTTCATAAAGTCACAGTGGTGCCAGTTTGAAATGCACTTGGCGCAACATCGGCTATTAGAGACTTGTCGGGAGGAACTAGTCCTGGTTCTCCTTGAAGAAATTCCGAGAAAGCATCGACCAAAGATCTTACATTATCTAATGATGGTAAAGACGTACATCGTTTGGCCTAAGGACAGCAGAGATGGAAACGTGAGGAAATTATTTTGGAAGCGTTTAAGAAGGGCAATAACTGCCAATAAGTCGGTGCAAAGTTCAATCGCGTAG
- the LOC124180819 gene encoding toll-like receptor 3 isoform X3 — protein sequence MAKFILFTGIVVLLSITKTSKTLSCDVVGTPTGFRNKYNRHNTHAFSNEGFVQIKVPGKSYLLTGSRLLDDESYGRSDEQVTTSTAIIVQMNETLENSEEYEEPLKYWREEIDSDDDLCSVSDLTVLSLESLQLFNLTSQTFGWLSNGSLTWLNMRYTDVGLVANDTLVPVQNTLRVLDMANASISVEDLSNLMQGLTISADSTERGSYLKILSFASLGLTTVPREALRPVQYSLKLLSLFGNDFSTFRNNSAQETEETEIDSTTESYTRENNEEDDSDYSLESERSYVYDLLANSNVSTGSPWADFPPMPFLVELDLRHCRINSIEEGSFTNLANLKRLRISNNNIFTLSNHAFAGLMNLAVLDLTFNRRVPQQYQNMGMRLQRNAFTGLYSLTTLNLSHTPIHCGTSHLLNRLPSSLVSLDLHKTSLCSLDDGVFEKLNILQSLDLSGNFGLGSDLSTETFKGLDTLQELSMNRIGLENLEALQELSLLRFLHVERNNIDTFSGVLENFPLLEHFNIASNYIRSWSDGREFAENPKLQGVYLHSNVLSLMTDDMLEDFKSLTYLTLANNSFICNCQLKNFMESIRTGSHNSSQNFSILIDYQSSGRTHTCTDVSLKRYIRFEDTSDYCQEELAQLWLSALQHVLYILILVFSCSFGVGGLIYWKWWYIKYVAVQIKNATLLSMINAENCEDRIYIYDIFVSYSDENRNWVIEELIPNIEGPEANLSICFHERDFHYFAGGREHFGKYNHGDGSEQNNPSDNQRIFHKVTVVPV from the exons ATGGCAAAGTTCATTCTTTTTACTGGAATTGTGGTTTTACTGTCCATTACGAAAACGAGTAAGACACTGAGCTGCGATGTCGTCGGAACCCCGACAGGAttcagaaataaatataaccgTCACAACACTCATGCATTTAGCAACGAGGGATTTGTTCAGATAAAAG TTCCAGGAAAATCTTATCTTTTAACGGGCAGTCGATTGCTGGATGACGAATCTTACGGCAGATCAGATGAACAGGTGACGACATCAACGGCAATTATAGTCCAGATGAACGAGACTTTGGAAAATTCTGAGGAATATGAGGAGCCCCTTAAATACTGGAGAGAAGAAATAGATTCCGACGACGATCTCTGTTCGGTATCAGACTTGACGGTATTGAGCCTGGAGTCACTGCAGTTGTTCAATTTGACCTCGCAAACTTTTGGATGGTTGTCAAATGGTAGTCTGACATGGTTGAATATGCGGTATACGGATGTAGGATTGGTAGCCAATG ATACCTTGGTACCGGTGCAAAATACTCTGAGGGTCTTGGACATGGCTAATGCCTCCATATCGGTCGAAGATCTCTCGAACTTGATGCAGGGTCTGACGATCAGTGCGGATAGCACCGAAAGGGGTTCTTATTTGAAAATCCTGAGTTTCGCCAGTCTCGGTCTGACCACTGTTCCTCGAGAAGCCTTAAGGCCTGTCCAATATTCCCTAAAGTTGTTGTCTCTTTTCGGCAATGACTTCAGCACGTTTCGTAATAATTCGGCACAAGAAACGGAGGAAACGGAGATAGATAGCACAACCGAATCGTATACACGGGAAAATAACGAGGAGGACGACTCCGACTATTCATTGGAATCCGAAAGAAGTTACGTCTACGATCTACTTGCAAATTCCAATGTATCCACTG GATCACCTTGGGCCGACTTTCCGCCAATGCCATTTTTGGTCGAATTGGACCTACGGCATTGCCGTATAAATTCAATTGAAGAGGGCTCGTTCACGAATTTGGCAAATTTGAAACGGCTTCGTATttccaataataatatttttaccttgTCGAATCATGCGTTCGCGGGGCTGATGAATTTGGCAGTTTTAGACCTGACATTCAACAGACGTGTTCCGCAACAGTACCAGAATATGGGAATGAGACTGCAACGCAATGCCTTCACCGGCCTTTATTCCTTAACAACGTTGAACTTGAGTCACACCCCGATTCATTGTGGAACGTCTCATTTGTTGAACAGATTGCCATCTTCGTTGGTCAGTTTGGATCTTCATAAAACCAGTCTGTGCAGCTTGGATGATGgagtttttgaaaagttaaatattttgcaaagttTAGACCTATCGGGTAATTTCGGACTTGGTTCTGACTTAAGCACAGAAACGTTCAAGGGGCTAGATACACTTCAAGAGCTCTCCATGAATAGAATAGGCCTTGAAAACCTTGAGGCATTGCAAGAACTCTCTTTACTAAGGTTTCTGCATGTCGAACGCAACAATATAGATACCTTTTCAGGTGTGTTGGAAAATTTCCCGCTCTTAGAGCATTTCAATATTGCTTCGAACTACATAAGGTCTTGGAGTGACGGGAGGGAATTCGCGGAGAACCCAAAATTGCAGGGTGTTTACTTGCATTCCAATGTCCTCAGCTTGATGACGGATGACATGTTAGAAGACTTTAAATCATTGACCTACTTAACGTTGGCAAATAATAGTTTCATTTGCAATTGCCAGCTGAAAAACTTCATGGAATCCATCAGGACTGGCAGTCATAATTCCAGCCAG aatttttcaatactgaTAGATTATCAGTCAAGCGGTAGAACGCATACTTGTACAGATGTATCGTTGAAACGATACATCAGGTTTGAGGATACAAGTGATTACTGCCAGGAAGAATTGGCGCAACTCTGGCTGAGCGCACTGCAGCATGTTCTCTACATTTTGATACTGGTCTTTAGTTGCTCTTTTGGCGTCGGAGGGTTAATATACTGGAAATG GTGGTACATCAAATACGTTGCAGTTCAGATAAAAAACGCGACGCTGTTGAGTATGATCAATGCGGAGAACTGCGAGGACAGAATTTACATCTACGATATATTCGTCAGCTACTCGGACGAGAACAGAAATTGGGTTATCGAGGAATTAATTCCAAACATCGAAGGTCCGGAGGCGAATTTGAGCATTTGTTTTCACGAAAGGGACTTTCAC TACTTTGCAGGTGGGCGTGAGcattttggaaaatataatCATGGGGATGGATCAGAGCAGAACAATCCTTCTGATAATCAGCGGATTTTTCATAAAGTCACAGTGGTGCCAGTTTGA
- the LOC124180819 gene encoding toll-like receptor 3 isoform X4, translating to MAKFILFTGIVVLLSITKTSKTLSCDVVGTPTGFRNKYNRHNTHAFSNEGFVQIKVPGKSYLLTGSRLLDDESYGRSDEQVTTSTAIIVQMNETLENSEEYEEPLKYWREEIDSDDDLCSVSDLTVLSLESLQLFNLTSQTFGWLSNGSLTWLNMRYTDVGLVANDTLVPVQNTLRVLDMANASISVEDLSNLMQGLTISADSTERGSYLKILSFASLGLTTVPREALRPVQYSLKLLSLFGNDFSTFRNNSAQETEETEIDSTTESYTRENNEEDDSDYSLESERSYVYDLLANSNVSTGSPWADFPPMPFLVELDLRHCRINSIEEGSFTNLANLKRLRISNNNIFTLSNHAFAGLMNLAVLDLTFNRRVPQQYQNMGMRLQRNAFTGLYSLTTLNLSHTPIHCGTSHLLNRLPSSLVSLDLHKTSLCSLDDGVFEKLNILQSLDLSGNFGLGSDLSTETFKGLDTLQELSMNRIGLENLEALQELSLLRFLHVERNNIDTFSGVLENFPLLEHFNIASNYIRSWSDGREFAENPKLQGVYLHSNVLSLMTDDMLEDFKSLTYLTLANNSFICNCQLKNFMESIRTGSHNSSQNFSILIDYQSSGRTHTCTDVSLKRYIRFEDTSDYCQEELAQLWLSALQHVLYILILVFSCSFGVGGLIYWKCSDKKRDAVEYDQCGELRGQNLHLRYIRQLLGREQKLGYRGINSKHRRSGGEFEHLFSRKGLSRGREHFGKYNHGDGSEQNNPSDNQRIFHKVTVVPV from the exons ATGGCAAAGTTCATTCTTTTTACTGGAATTGTGGTTTTACTGTCCATTACGAAAACGAGTAAGACACTGAGCTGCGATGTCGTCGGAACCCCGACAGGAttcagaaataaatataaccgTCACAACACTCATGCATTTAGCAACGAGGGATTTGTTCAGATAAAAG TTCCAGGAAAATCTTATCTTTTAACGGGCAGTCGATTGCTGGATGACGAATCTTACGGCAGATCAGATGAACAGGTGACGACATCAACGGCAATTATAGTCCAGATGAACGAGACTTTGGAAAATTCTGAGGAATATGAGGAGCCCCTTAAATACTGGAGAGAAGAAATAGATTCCGACGACGATCTCTGTTCGGTATCAGACTTGACGGTATTGAGCCTGGAGTCACTGCAGTTGTTCAATTTGACCTCGCAAACTTTTGGATGGTTGTCAAATGGTAGTCTGACATGGTTGAATATGCGGTATACGGATGTAGGATTGGTAGCCAATG ATACCTTGGTACCGGTGCAAAATACTCTGAGGGTCTTGGACATGGCTAATGCCTCCATATCGGTCGAAGATCTCTCGAACTTGATGCAGGGTCTGACGATCAGTGCGGATAGCACCGAAAGGGGTTCTTATTTGAAAATCCTGAGTTTCGCCAGTCTCGGTCTGACCACTGTTCCTCGAGAAGCCTTAAGGCCTGTCCAATATTCCCTAAAGTTGTTGTCTCTTTTCGGCAATGACTTCAGCACGTTTCGTAATAATTCGGCACAAGAAACGGAGGAAACGGAGATAGATAGCACAACCGAATCGTATACACGGGAAAATAACGAGGAGGACGACTCCGACTATTCATTGGAATCCGAAAGAAGTTACGTCTACGATCTACTTGCAAATTCCAATGTATCCACTG GATCACCTTGGGCCGACTTTCCGCCAATGCCATTTTTGGTCGAATTGGACCTACGGCATTGCCGTATAAATTCAATTGAAGAGGGCTCGTTCACGAATTTGGCAAATTTGAAACGGCTTCGTATttccaataataatatttttaccttgTCGAATCATGCGTTCGCGGGGCTGATGAATTTGGCAGTTTTAGACCTGACATTCAACAGACGTGTTCCGCAACAGTACCAGAATATGGGAATGAGACTGCAACGCAATGCCTTCACCGGCCTTTATTCCTTAACAACGTTGAACTTGAGTCACACCCCGATTCATTGTGGAACGTCTCATTTGTTGAACAGATTGCCATCTTCGTTGGTCAGTTTGGATCTTCATAAAACCAGTCTGTGCAGCTTGGATGATGgagtttttgaaaagttaaatattttgcaaagttTAGACCTATCGGGTAATTTCGGACTTGGTTCTGACTTAAGCACAGAAACGTTCAAGGGGCTAGATACACTTCAAGAGCTCTCCATGAATAGAATAGGCCTTGAAAACCTTGAGGCATTGCAAGAACTCTCTTTACTAAGGTTTCTGCATGTCGAACGCAACAATATAGATACCTTTTCAGGTGTGTTGGAAAATTTCCCGCTCTTAGAGCATTTCAATATTGCTTCGAACTACATAAGGTCTTGGAGTGACGGGAGGGAATTCGCGGAGAACCCAAAATTGCAGGGTGTTTACTTGCATTCCAATGTCCTCAGCTTGATGACGGATGACATGTTAGAAGACTTTAAATCATTGACCTACTTAACGTTGGCAAATAATAGTTTCATTTGCAATTGCCAGCTGAAAAACTTCATGGAATCCATCAGGACTGGCAGTCATAATTCCAGCCAG aatttttcaatactgaTAGATTATCAGTCAAGCGGTAGAACGCATACTTGTACAGATGTATCGTTGAAACGATACATCAGGTTTGAGGATACAAGTGATTACTGCCAGGAAGAATTGGCGCAACTCTGGCTGAGCGCACTGCAGCATGTTCTCTACATTTTGATACTGGTCTTTAGTTGCTCTTTTGGCGTCGGAGGGTTAATATACTGGAAATG TTCAGATAAAAAACGCGACGCTGTTGAGTATGATCAATGCGGAGAACTGCGAGGACAGAATTTACATCTACGATATATTCGTCAGCTACTCGGACGAGAACAGAAATTGGGTTATCGAGGAATTAATTCCAAACATCGAAGGTCCGGAGGCGAATTTGAGCATTTGTTTTCACGAAAGGGACTTTCAC GTGGGCGTGAGcattttggaaaatataatCATGGGGATGGATCAGAGCAGAACAATCCTTCTGATAATCAGCGGATTTTTCATAAAGTCACAGTGGTGCCAGTTTGA
- the LOC124180819 gene encoding toll-like receptor 2 isoform X1, which yields MAKFILFTGIVVLLSITKTSKTLSCDVVGTPTGFRNKYNRHNTHAFSNEGFVQIKVPGKSYLLTGSRLLDDESYGRSDEQVTTSTAIIVQMNETLENSEEYEEPLKYWREEIDSDDDLCSVSDLTVLSLESLQLFNLTSQTFGWLSNGSLTWLNMRYTDVGLVANDTLVPVQNTLRVLDMANASISVEDLSNLMQGLTISADSTERGSYLKILSFASLGLTTVPREALRPVQYSLKLLSLFGNDFSTFRNNSAQETEETEIDSTTESYTRENNEEDDSDYSLESERSYVYDLLANSNVSTGSPWADFPPMPFLVELDLRHCRINSIEEGSFTNLANLKRLRISNNNIFTLSNHAFAGLMNLAVLDLTFNRRVPQQYQNMGMRLQRNAFTGLYSLTTLNLSHTPIHCGTSHLLNRLPSSLVSLDLHKTSLCSLDDGVFEKLNILQSLDLSGNFGLGSDLSTETFKGLDTLQELSMNRIGLENLEALQELSLLRFLHVERNNIDTFSGVLENFPLLEHFNIASNYIRSWSDGREFAENPKLQGVYLHSNVLSLMTDDMLEDFKSLTYLTLANNSFICNCQLKNFMESIRTGSHNSSQNFSILIDYQSSGRTHTCTDVSLKRYIRFEDTSDYCQEELAQLWLSALQHVLYILILVFSCSFGVGGLIYWKWWYIKYVAVQIKNATLLSMINAENCEDRIYIYDIFVSYSDENRNWVIEELIPNIEGPEANLSICFHERDFHVGVSILENIIMGMDQSRTILLIISGFFIKSQWCQFEMHLAQHRLLETCREELVLVLLEEIPRKHRPKILHYLMMVKTYIVWPKDSRDGNVRKLFWKRLRRAITANKSVQSSIA from the exons ATGGCAAAGTTCATTCTTTTTACTGGAATTGTGGTTTTACTGTCCATTACGAAAACGAGTAAGACACTGAGCTGCGATGTCGTCGGAACCCCGACAGGAttcagaaataaatataaccgTCACAACACTCATGCATTTAGCAACGAGGGATTTGTTCAGATAAAAG TTCCAGGAAAATCTTATCTTTTAACGGGCAGTCGATTGCTGGATGACGAATCTTACGGCAGATCAGATGAACAGGTGACGACATCAACGGCAATTATAGTCCAGATGAACGAGACTTTGGAAAATTCTGAGGAATATGAGGAGCCCCTTAAATACTGGAGAGAAGAAATAGATTCCGACGACGATCTCTGTTCGGTATCAGACTTGACGGTATTGAGCCTGGAGTCACTGCAGTTGTTCAATTTGACCTCGCAAACTTTTGGATGGTTGTCAAATGGTAGTCTGACATGGTTGAATATGCGGTATACGGATGTAGGATTGGTAGCCAATG ATACCTTGGTACCGGTGCAAAATACTCTGAGGGTCTTGGACATGGCTAATGCCTCCATATCGGTCGAAGATCTCTCGAACTTGATGCAGGGTCTGACGATCAGTGCGGATAGCACCGAAAGGGGTTCTTATTTGAAAATCCTGAGTTTCGCCAGTCTCGGTCTGACCACTGTTCCTCGAGAAGCCTTAAGGCCTGTCCAATATTCCCTAAAGTTGTTGTCTCTTTTCGGCAATGACTTCAGCACGTTTCGTAATAATTCGGCACAAGAAACGGAGGAAACGGAGATAGATAGCACAACCGAATCGTATACACGGGAAAATAACGAGGAGGACGACTCCGACTATTCATTGGAATCCGAAAGAAGTTACGTCTACGATCTACTTGCAAATTCCAATGTATCCACTG GATCACCTTGGGCCGACTTTCCGCCAATGCCATTTTTGGTCGAATTGGACCTACGGCATTGCCGTATAAATTCAATTGAAGAGGGCTCGTTCACGAATTTGGCAAATTTGAAACGGCTTCGTATttccaataataatatttttaccttgTCGAATCATGCGTTCGCGGGGCTGATGAATTTGGCAGTTTTAGACCTGACATTCAACAGACGTGTTCCGCAACAGTACCAGAATATGGGAATGAGACTGCAACGCAATGCCTTCACCGGCCTTTATTCCTTAACAACGTTGAACTTGAGTCACACCCCGATTCATTGTGGAACGTCTCATTTGTTGAACAGATTGCCATCTTCGTTGGTCAGTTTGGATCTTCATAAAACCAGTCTGTGCAGCTTGGATGATGgagtttttgaaaagttaaatattttgcaaagttTAGACCTATCGGGTAATTTCGGACTTGGTTCTGACTTAAGCACAGAAACGTTCAAGGGGCTAGATACACTTCAAGAGCTCTCCATGAATAGAATAGGCCTTGAAAACCTTGAGGCATTGCAAGAACTCTCTTTACTAAGGTTTCTGCATGTCGAACGCAACAATATAGATACCTTTTCAGGTGTGTTGGAAAATTTCCCGCTCTTAGAGCATTTCAATATTGCTTCGAACTACATAAGGTCTTGGAGTGACGGGAGGGAATTCGCGGAGAACCCAAAATTGCAGGGTGTTTACTTGCATTCCAATGTCCTCAGCTTGATGACGGATGACATGTTAGAAGACTTTAAATCATTGACCTACTTAACGTTGGCAAATAATAGTTTCATTTGCAATTGCCAGCTGAAAAACTTCATGGAATCCATCAGGACTGGCAGTCATAATTCCAGCCAG aatttttcaatactgaTAGATTATCAGTCAAGCGGTAGAACGCATACTTGTACAGATGTATCGTTGAAACGATACATCAGGTTTGAGGATACAAGTGATTACTGCCAGGAAGAATTGGCGCAACTCTGGCTGAGCGCACTGCAGCATGTTCTCTACATTTTGATACTGGTCTTTAGTTGCTCTTTTGGCGTCGGAGGGTTAATATACTGGAAATG GTGGTACATCAAATACGTTGCAGTTCAGATAAAAAACGCGACGCTGTTGAGTATGATCAATGCGGAGAACTGCGAGGACAGAATTTACATCTACGATATATTCGTCAGCTACTCGGACGAGAACAGAAATTGGGTTATCGAGGAATTAATTCCAAACATCGAAGGTCCGGAGGCGAATTTGAGCATTTGTTTTCACGAAAGGGACTTTCAC GTGGGCGTGAGcattttggaaaatataatCATGGGGATGGATCAGAGCAGAACAATCCTTCTGATAATCAGCGGATTTTTCATAAAGTCACAGTGGTGCCAGTTTGAAATGCACTTGGCGCAACATCGGCTATTAGAGACTTGTCGGGAGGAACTAGTCCTGGTTCTCCTTGAAGAAATTCCGAGAAAGCATCGACCAAAGATCTTACATTATCTAATGATGGTAAAGACGTACATCGTTTGGCCTAAGGACAGCAGAGATGGAAACGTGAGGAAATTATTTTGGAAGCGTTTAAGAAGGGCAATAACTGCCAATAAGTCGGTGCAAAGTTCAATCGCGTAG